A stretch of Acidobacteriota bacterium DNA encodes these proteins:
- a CDS encoding tetratricopeptide repeat protein yields MKPSRSRTASTHSGAPAARLWPALILLAGLLTYANGLTNPFIFDDFGSVVRNESIRDLADLKSVLTPPTETSVARRPLVNLSFAINYAIGGLDVVGYRVVNLALHIACALVIFGLVRRTLGTPRGAGLAGVAALVWVVHPLNSEVVNYVSERSDSMMTLCYLGALYASMRAHQSPQPARWRIAAVVLCALGMWCKESMATAPILIWLYDAIYLRGASMAAIAGALRSHWRFYAALAATWTLLVPSLLASASISTGGFASAHTTWWNYILNQTEMVTRYFGLAFWPSSLVNFYGWTRPLSLADVWMQAAFLTVVGLASIVWLVKAPRAGFLAVSVFVLLAPTSIVPIAAEVGAERRMYLPLACIVILVIIGADALWRRFRAPETQSRAPANSLLWVVGALVLVLAVVTTVRNREYASAVTMARTVLARWPTPMAHHLVGAELAFTGQRDQAIAELSIAAPGYAPARYYLGRELGAAGRFNEAAEALRSFIRDEPHQPVVPTAHGLIADALVRLGRTAESVPHFRAWLDADPANHAGWSGFGRSLFSIGRAEEAAEAFRRAVAANPGNGHYHQNLALALLETTRVSEALSHAEQAVALLPAEPGAHDALARVLAAQGKHEDAVREFRRALDINPDYAPSHEGLRALGSKR; encoded by the coding sequence GAGCATTCGCGACCTGGCTGACCTCAAGAGTGTGCTGACGCCGCCCACTGAAACGTCGGTCGCGCGACGACCCCTGGTGAACCTCTCGTTCGCGATCAACTACGCGATAGGTGGACTGGATGTCGTCGGATATCGCGTCGTGAATCTGGCGCTCCATATCGCCTGCGCGCTGGTGATCTTCGGGCTCGTCCGGCGCACGCTTGGCACCCCGCGCGGGGCCGGCCTTGCGGGGGTGGCGGCACTTGTGTGGGTCGTCCATCCCCTCAATAGCGAAGTGGTGAACTACGTCAGCGAGCGGTCGGACTCGATGATGACGCTCTGCTATCTCGGCGCGCTCTACGCAAGCATGCGTGCCCATCAGTCGCCGCAGCCCGCGCGCTGGCGCATCGCGGCCGTCGTGTTGTGCGCGTTGGGCATGTGGTGCAAGGAATCGATGGCCACGGCGCCGATTCTGATCTGGTTGTACGACGCGATCTATCTGCGGGGCGCGTCGATGGCCGCGATCGCAGGCGCGCTCCGGTCACATTGGCGCTTCTACGCAGCGCTCGCCGCCACGTGGACGCTGCTCGTGCCTTCGCTGCTCGCAAGCGCGTCAATCTCGACCGGCGGGTTCGCCAGCGCGCACACGACGTGGTGGAACTACATCCTGAATCAGACAGAGATGGTCACGCGGTACTTCGGTCTTGCCTTCTGGCCATCGTCTCTCGTGAACTTCTACGGTTGGACCCGCCCGCTGTCGCTGGCGGACGTGTGGATGCAGGCCGCGTTTCTGACCGTCGTCGGGCTGGCATCGATCGTCTGGCTTGTGAAAGCGCCGCGGGCCGGCTTCCTCGCCGTGTCAGTATTCGTCCTGCTCGCGCCCACATCCATCGTGCCGATCGCAGCCGAAGTCGGCGCCGAGCGGCGGATGTATCTGCCGCTCGCCTGCATCGTGATCCTCGTCATCATCGGGGCCGACGCCCTCTGGCGTCGGTTCCGCGCCCCTGAAACCCAGTCGCGCGCGCCAGCCAACTCGTTGCTGTGGGTTGTCGGCGCGCTGGTGCTCGTGCTCGCTGTGGTGACGACCGTGCGCAATCGCGAGTACGCATCGGCGGTGACGATGGCGCGGACGGTGCTGGCACGGTGGCCGACGCCGATGGCGCATCACCTGGTGGGCGCCGAACTCGCGTTCACCGGACAGCGCGACCAGGCGATCGCCGAACTGTCCATCGCCGCGCCCGGCTATGCGCCGGCCCGCTACTATCTGGGCCGGGAACTCGGGGCTGCCGGCCGCTTCAACGAAGCGGCAGAGGCCCTGCGGTCGTTCATTCGAGACGAGCCGCACCAACCGGTCGTACCAACGGCGCACGGCCTGATCGCGGACGCCCTTGTGCGCCTCGGCCGCACGGCCGAGTCGGTTCCGCATTTCCGAGCGTGGCTCGACGCCGACCCGGCCAATCATGCGGGATGGAGCGGCTTCGGCCGCTCGCTCTTCTCGATCGGCCGCGCTGAGGAGGCTGCCGAGGCGTTCCGTCGCGCGGTCGCGGCGAACCCTGGCAATGGGCACTATCACCAGAACCTGGCGCTGGCGCTGCTCGAGACCACACGCGTCAGCGAAGCGTTGTCGCACGCGGAGCAGGCGGTGGCGCTTCTGCCGGCCGAGCCGGGCGCCCACGACGCGCTTGCACGCGTCCTCGCCGCGCAGGGCAAACACGAAGACGCGGTCCGAGAGTTCCGCCGGGCGCTGGACATCAACCCGGACTACGCACCCTCGCACGAAGGCCTCCGCGCACTCGGGTCGAAGCGGTGA